Proteins from a genomic interval of Paenibacillus sp. RC334:
- the trpD gene encoding anthranilate phosphoribosyltransferase, with protein MERHDIMQVGLSRVIEGQHLSRTEARGVMEQIMSGSATQAQIGGLLTALRIKGETVEEITGFAEAMRSYASPVQTGEGDTHLLDTCGTGGSGIHKFNISTISAIIAASVSVRVAKHGNRSASGRAGSADVLEALGVNIHLTSDQARSCLDRIGICFLFAQLYHPSMKHAAAPRRELGVRTVFNMLGPLTNPAGADRQLLGIYDAGKTEVIAEVLNRLGSKRAMVVSSLDGLDEISISAPTRVSELKDGQVHTFELNPSDLGLQTHRLDEVLGGDAQVNADIIGRILNGERGAYRDVVLANAGACIYVSGAVATLTDGVARAAEAIDSGLALSKLDQLIQATGEYQYVS; from the coding sequence ATGGAACGACATGACATTATGCAAGTGGGGTTAAGCCGGGTCATTGAGGGACAGCATCTTTCACGTACGGAGGCCCGCGGCGTGATGGAACAGATTATGAGTGGGAGTGCCACGCAGGCGCAAATTGGCGGGCTGCTGACGGCTCTGCGCATCAAGGGGGAGACAGTGGAGGAAATCACCGGATTTGCCGAAGCTATGCGCAGCTATGCCAGTCCGGTGCAAACCGGAGAAGGTGATACCCATTTGCTGGACACATGCGGAACCGGGGGTTCGGGTATTCACAAGTTTAATATTTCCACGATATCCGCTATTATTGCGGCTTCGGTATCTGTACGGGTAGCGAAGCATGGCAATCGCTCTGCAAGCGGACGTGCCGGGAGCGCCGATGTGCTGGAGGCCCTAGGGGTCAATATCCATTTGACGAGTGATCAGGCGCGGTCATGTCTGGATCGTATCGGCATCTGCTTTTTATTTGCGCAGTTGTATCATCCATCTATGAAGCATGCTGCCGCTCCACGCCGGGAGCTTGGAGTACGAACGGTGTTTAATATGCTCGGTCCCTTGACGAATCCAGCAGGTGCGGATCGGCAGTTGCTGGGCATTTATGATGCGGGAAAAACGGAAGTGATCGCTGAGGTGCTGAATCGACTCGGTTCCAAGCGGGCCATGGTCGTCAGCAGTCTGGACGGATTGGATGAAATCAGCATTTCGGCACCGACACGGGTATCTGAGCTGAAGGATGGTCAGGTTCATACGTTTGAACTTAACCCGTCGGATCTGGGTTTGCAGACGCACCGTCTCGATGAAGTGCTGGGTGGAGACGCGCAGGTTAACGCCGACATTATAGGTCGGATTTTGAACGGGGAGCGCGGAGCTTATCGTGATGTCGTGTTAGCGAATGCCGGTGCGTGCATCTATGTATCGGGCGCAGTAGCTACCTTGACAGATGGAGTAGCGCGGGCGGCTGAAGCTATTGACTCGGGGCTGGCGCTGTCCAAGCTGGATCAATTAATACAGGCAACGGGGGAATATCAATATGTATCTTGA
- the hisC gene encoding histidinol-phosphate transaminase produces MQPKPHIVHLPVYQPGKPIEDVKRELGLDEVIKLASNENPYGSSPKVLQAIQEEFANISVYPDGSAVALTQALSKHTGLKEDQFIYGCGSDEIIALITRAFLLPGEESIMADQTFSVYKSNVEIEGAVAVEVPLRDGVHDLEAMLSQINDRTKMIWICNPNNPTGTIVPEAELIAFLDRVPKHVMVVLDEAYFEFVTDSTYPDGIRLLPAYENLVVLRTFSKIYGLASLRIGYGMGAVATIRLINQVREPFNTSRVAQAAAVAALEDQDFVQECRDRNAEGRAYLQNELKRLGLEYFPAHGNFIMLDVRRPSGEVFQELLRKGVIIRAGHHKYPTYIRVSVGSQPQNEWFIRALEQVLGAEAAKARL; encoded by the coding sequence ATGCAACCTAAACCGCATATTGTACATTTGCCGGTATATCAGCCCGGTAAACCGATTGAAGATGTGAAGCGTGAGCTGGGACTTGATGAAGTGATCAAGCTCGCCTCGAATGAAAATCCGTATGGCAGCTCTCCTAAAGTATTGCAGGCCATTCAGGAGGAATTTGCGAATATTAGTGTATATCCTGACGGCAGCGCGGTAGCTTTAACACAGGCGCTGTCTAAACATACGGGCTTGAAAGAGGATCAGTTTATTTATGGCTGTGGCTCTGACGAGATTATTGCGTTGATTACGCGCGCTTTTCTTCTTCCCGGAGAAGAAAGTATCATGGCCGATCAGACCTTCTCCGTATACAAGAGCAATGTGGAAATTGAGGGAGCGGTTGCTGTTGAGGTGCCTTTGCGTGACGGGGTGCATGATCTGGAAGCCATGTTGTCTCAGATTAACGACCGTACGAAAATGATCTGGATCTGTAATCCGAACAACCCGACAGGCACGATTGTACCTGAAGCAGAATTGATCGCATTTTTGGATCGGGTGCCGAAGCATGTTATGGTTGTGCTGGATGAGGCGTATTTCGAGTTTGTGACGGATAGCACTTATCCAGACGGTATTCGTTTATTGCCAGCCTATGAAAATCTGGTTGTATTGCGCACTTTCTCCAAAATCTACGGTCTGGCATCGCTTCGCATCGGATACGGTATGGGAGCTGTGGCAACGATTCGCCTGATTAATCAGGTTCGTGAGCCGTTCAATACTTCGCGGGTAGCACAGGCTGCGGCGGTTGCGGCGTTGGAAGATCAGGATTTTGTGCAGGAATGCCGTGACCGCAACGCAGAGGGCAGAGCCTATTTGCAAAATGAATTAAAGCGCCTTGGACTGGAATATTTTCCGGCACATGGTAATTTCATTATGCTGGATGTACGTCGCCCGTCGGGTGAGGTATTTCAGGAGCTGCTTCGTAAAGGCGTGATTATTCGCGCTGGTCATCACAAATATCCGACATACATTAGGGTGTCGGTTGGATCACAGCCGCAAAATGAGTGGTTTATCCGTGCGCTGGAACAGGTCCTGGGGGCGGAAGCGGCGAAAGCGCGTCTATAA
- a CDS encoding DUF4183 domain-containing protein yields MVNLKTKVKLSRDSIKVAYYPKRKHRHHPYRKTSLGSLSACRAFRSKKKIAIGKRRIFRLCLKKWSTANYSKRNYKRRPLKFRMLIPKTASPENKKLLRSPITILPTVKRFFWVADSNIKLESELVIQAHQFVNDAGESANELISFGASGYTNLFINAVLQEGELYNISPQNLTIQPTGQTIISGTPIIIESVGFVAQYSAN; encoded by the coding sequence ATGGTTAATCTGAAAACGAAAGTTAAATTGAGCCGTGACAGCATTAAGGTCGCCTATTATCCTAAAAGAAAACATAGACATCATCCATATAGAAAAACAAGTTTGGGTTCATTGTCTGCTTGTCGGGCATTCCGTTCGAAGAAAAAAATCGCAATCGGTAAGAGACGGATATTCCGTTTGTGTCTTAAAAAATGGAGTACAGCTAATTACTCTAAACGCAATTATAAACGTCGTCCCTTAAAATTTCGCATGCTAATTCCAAAAACGGCATCTCCTGAAAACAAAAAGCTTTTACGCTCGCCAATCACCATTTTACCAACAGTGAAACGGTTTTTTTGGGTAGCCGACTCTAATATCAAATTGGAGAGCGAGCTAGTTATTCAAGCTCATCAATTTGTAAACGATGCTGGTGAATCCGCTAACGAGCTCATCAGCTTTGGAGCAAGCGGATACACTAATCTATTTATTAATGCCGTCTTACAAGAAGGAGAGCTATATAACATTAGCCCCCAAAATTTGACCATCCAACCTACAGGGCAAACGATTATATCTGGTACTCCTATAATTATAGAATCAGTGGGCTTCGTTGCGCAGTATTCGGCCAACTAA
- the trpC gene encoding indole-3-glycerol phosphate synthase TrpC, with the protein MYLDRIVVTKRQEVEQLKEHFQISKAERLVADLPATRGFEDAIALRRNRPLGLIAEVKKASPSKGLIRPDFHPVDIARAYEGAGADCISVLTDVTYFQGSPEYLHQIREQVKIPLLRKDFIIDERQIYEARLLGADAVLLIAAILEPRVLGSFLQIAKDLGLDALVEVHDSEELKAVLDLGTATLIGVNNRNLRTFETRLQTTEELILLIPKGVTFISESGIAGPEDVKYLHSVGAHGILVGEHLMRKDDVGQAVADLMDGVKA; encoded by the coding sequence ATGTATCTTGATCGAATTGTAGTGACGAAGCGACAGGAAGTAGAGCAGCTTAAGGAGCATTTTCAAATCAGTAAAGCCGAACGATTGGTTGCCGATTTACCTGCGACGAGAGGATTCGAGGATGCTATAGCTCTGCGCCGTAATCGTCCGCTCGGACTGATTGCCGAAGTGAAGAAGGCTTCCCCCTCCAAGGGGTTGATCCGACCGGATTTTCATCCGGTGGACATTGCACGGGCATATGAGGGAGCTGGAGCTGATTGCATTTCTGTCCTGACGGATGTGACGTACTTTCAGGGGAGTCCTGAATATTTGCACCAAATTCGTGAACAGGTAAAAATTCCGTTGCTGCGCAAGGATTTTATCATTGATGAACGGCAAATTTATGAAGCTCGTCTGCTGGGAGCGGATGCAGTGCTGTTGATTGCGGCTATACTGGAGCCACGTGTTTTGGGGTCGTTTTTACAAATTGCCAAGGACCTGGGGCTGGACGCATTGGTAGAGGTGCATGACAGTGAGGAGCTTAAAGCTGTGCTGGATCTGGGGACAGCTACCTTGATTGGCGTGAACAACCGAAATCTGCGGACATTTGAGACCCGCCTCCAGACGACAGAGGAGCTGATCTTACTGATTCCTAAAGGAGTTACGTTTATCAGCGAAAGCGGCATTGCCGGACCCGAAGATGTGAAGTATTTACATTCAGTAGGCGCACACGGCATCCTGGTAGGGGAGCATCTGATGCGCAAGGATGATGTAGGACAGGCTGTAGCCGATTTGATGGACGGGGTTAAAGCATGA
- the aroH gene encoding chorismate mutase, translating into MYNRGIRGATTVANNEENEILEATCLLLAEIVSYNEVQPEDISNVWITVTHDLNATFPAKAIRQLDGWDMVPLMCSLEIPVEGSLPKCIRLMVQVNTVKTQREIKHVYLNGAQALRPDLASQGK; encoded by the coding sequence ATGTACAATCGTGGAATTCGTGGGGCGACGACCGTAGCGAACAATGAAGAAAACGAAATTTTGGAAGCCACATGCCTACTGTTAGCGGAAATTGTGTCCTACAATGAAGTGCAGCCGGAGGATATTAGCAACGTATGGATTACAGTGACCCATGATCTGAATGCTACTTTCCCGGCAAAGGCGATCCGCCAGCTTGACGGCTGGGATATGGTTCCGCTTATGTGTTCGTTGGAAATTCCCGTAGAGGGCAGCTTGCCAAAATGCATCCGTTTGATGGTACAGGTGAATACCGTTAAAACACAGCGGGAAATCAAACATGTTTATTTGAACGGAGCGCAGGCGCTAAGACCGGATTTGGCTTCCCAAGGAAAGTAA
- the trpE gene encoding anthranilate synthase component I — MLTPHVEQVITMANEFNLIPVYKKVLADMETPIRIFRRYAERDRAFLLESVEGGEQWARHSFIGTDPFLMVSGKKGRLILEQHGKRQILNDKPLEELKALLRKYRSPKLKEMPPFTGGAIGFFGYDLLQYYEKLPEHSVDDLNMDDIRFMFCDQVIVFDHVKQQILLVGNVHVGEGFRDEDIRAAYAEVERKLEATAQYLRKQTPPETMGAASIPDDVELGEIQSNVTKEQFISNVEQAKEYIRSGDIFQVVLSQRFHIDTDASPLQVYRVLRTMNPSPYMYYLKMDDEIIVGTSPEALVKVENGRVETRPIAGTRPRGVTEAEDIALAEELLKDEKERAEHLMLVDLGRNDLGRVSQFGTVQCDTFMEIERYSHVMHIVSNVSGELREDKDFFDAFLSCLPAGTVSGAPKLRAMEIIAELEREARGPYAGAIGYLGFSGNMDACITIRTIVFKKNRAYVQAGAGIVWDSVPESEYQETVNKAKAMLKAIRTAEAMFPATVQPYNSVINQDYLYTP; from the coding sequence ATGTTAACGCCGCATGTGGAGCAAGTGATAACAATGGCGAATGAATTTAACCTGATTCCTGTGTACAAAAAAGTGCTGGCCGATATGGAGACGCCGATCCGGATTTTCCGTCGGTACGCTGAGCGGGACCGGGCCTTTCTGCTGGAGAGTGTAGAAGGAGGCGAGCAGTGGGCGCGACATTCATTCATCGGGACGGACCCGTTCCTGATGGTTTCCGGCAAAAAAGGCCGTTTGATCCTGGAGCAGCATGGTAAGCGACAAATATTAAACGACAAGCCGCTTGAAGAGCTCAAGGCGTTGCTTCGCAAGTACCGTAGCCCGAAGCTGAAAGAAATGCCTCCATTTACAGGCGGGGCTATCGGATTTTTTGGATATGATCTGCTGCAATACTATGAAAAACTGCCAGAGCATTCAGTAGATGATTTGAATATGGATGATATTCGTTTTATGTTCTGCGATCAAGTTATTGTCTTTGATCATGTGAAACAGCAAATTTTGCTGGTCGGCAATGTTCATGTAGGCGAAGGCTTCCGCGATGAGGACATCCGCGCTGCTTATGCCGAGGTGGAACGGAAGCTGGAAGCAACGGCGCAGTACCTGCGTAAGCAGACACCGCCAGAGACGATGGGAGCAGCCTCTATTCCTGACGATGTGGAGTTGGGTGAGATTCAGTCGAATGTAACGAAGGAGCAGTTTATTTCAAACGTGGAGCAGGCGAAGGAATATATTCGCTCAGGTGATATTTTTCAGGTCGTGCTGTCCCAGCGCTTTCACATTGACACAGATGCCTCTCCTTTACAGGTATACCGCGTGTTGCGCACGATGAACCCGTCTCCTTATATGTATTATTTGAAAATGGATGACGAGATCATCGTAGGCACTTCGCCGGAGGCACTCGTCAAGGTGGAAAACGGTCGGGTGGAAACCCGTCCTATTGCCGGAACGAGGCCGCGTGGCGTGACGGAAGCAGAAGATATAGCGCTCGCTGAAGAACTGCTGAAGGATGAAAAAGAACGTGCCGAGCATCTGATGCTGGTCGATTTGGGAAGAAATGATCTGGGACGTGTATCTCAGTTTGGTACGGTCCAATGCGATACGTTTATGGAAATTGAACGCTATTCCCACGTGATGCACATTGTTTCCAATGTATCGGGGGAGCTACGGGAGGATAAAGATTTCTTCGATGCTTTCCTGTCCTGCTTGCCAGCGGGCACGGTATCAGGGGCTCCGAAGCTGCGGGCGATGGAGATTATTGCCGAGCTGGAGCGGGAAGCGCGTGGGCCGTATGCAGGAGCCATCGGATATTTAGGCTTCTCGGGCAATATGGATGCTTGCATCACGATTCGTACGATTGTGTTTAAAAAGAACCGGGCCTATGTTCAGGCGGGTGCAGGGATTGTGTGGGACTCGGTTCCAGAAAGCGAGTATCAGGAAACGGTGAACAAGGCCAAGGCGATGCTGAAAGCGATCCGCACGGCTGAAGCGATGTTCCCGGCGACGGTACAGCCCTACAACAGCGTCATCAACCAGGATTATTTGTACACTCCGTAA
- a CDS encoding prephenate dehydrogenase: protein MKIAIFGVGLIGGSLALCFKGKPGITVVGHAHLPELMEPMLSRGVVDTATLSVEEAAEDADFIFLCVPVGLLEHYLELLSRLPLKEGCIITDVGSTKSSIANKASEISLRHAYFIGGHPMAGSERSGVKAASALLFENAYYVLSPAEGVPEEAYSSLERLLKYTGAQVVRVQPDMHDDIVGAISHLPHIIAAALVNQVRKHNDENPLYRTLAAGGFRDITRIASSDPIVWRDILLSNRDVLLGLLEEWNGQIERFTHLLRIQDGEGIADEFLTAGHFRSELPERRKGVIVSTFDLYIDVPDTPGIIGRIATELGDNSINLSNMQIIESREDVPGIMRLSFRQEQDWERAKALLDSMSYKVVV from the coding sequence ATGAAGATTGCCATTTTCGGCGTGGGACTGATCGGTGGGTCCCTTGCGCTTTGTTTTAAAGGGAAGCCGGGCATTACCGTTGTTGGTCATGCTCATCTCCCCGAGCTCATGGAGCCGATGTTGAGCCGTGGTGTCGTGGACACTGCGACTCTTTCGGTTGAAGAGGCGGCAGAGGATGCCGATTTTATTTTTTTATGCGTACCTGTCGGCTTACTGGAGCATTATCTGGAGCTGTTAAGCAGGTTGCCGCTTAAAGAGGGTTGTATTATTACCGATGTAGGCAGTACAAAATCGTCGATTGCCAATAAAGCGTCGGAAATCTCTTTGCGTCATGCTTATTTTATTGGTGGCCATCCGATGGCCGGCTCGGAGCGTTCCGGTGTGAAGGCTGCTTCTGCGTTACTGTTTGAGAATGCCTACTATGTACTTTCCCCCGCAGAAGGTGTGCCTGAGGAAGCATACAGTTCGCTGGAGCGTCTGTTGAAATATACAGGAGCTCAGGTTGTGCGTGTCCAGCCTGATATGCACGATGACATTGTCGGGGCGATCAGCCATCTTCCGCATATTATTGCAGCGGCGCTGGTGAATCAGGTGCGCAAGCACAATGACGAAAATCCGTTGTACCGTACGCTGGCTGCTGGCGGATTTCGCGATATTACGCGAATTGCTTCCAGTGATCCTATTGTGTGGCGGGACATTTTGCTGAGCAATCGTGATGTTTTGCTAGGTCTGCTGGAAGAGTGGAACGGGCAGATTGAGCGTTTTACCCATTTACTGAGAATACAAGACGGAGAGGGAATTGCTGACGAGTTTTTGACGGCGGGACATTTCCGCAGTGAGCTGCCGGAACGCCGCAAAGGTGTCATCGTCTCAACGTTTGATCTGTATATTGATGTACCGGATACCCCGGGGATTATCGGTCGAATTGCAACAGAGCTGGGGGACAACAGCATTAACCTGAGCAATATGCAAATCATCGAAAGCCGGGAGGATGTTCCCGGTATTATGCGGCTTTCCTTCCGTCAGGAGCAGGATTGGGAGCGGGCGAAGGCGTTGCTGGATTCGATGAGTTATAAAGTGGTGGTATGA
- the trpB gene encoding tryptophan synthase subunit beta, translated as MTQLPDNNGRFGTFGGRFVPETLMNALIELEESYRKYADDPDFNAELNGLLKDYSGRETPLYYAERLSQHLGKAKIYLKREDLNHTGAHKINNALAQGLLAKRMGKQKVIAETGAGQHGVATATVAALLGLECKVFMGEEDTVRQQLNVFRMQLLGAEVIPVTSGTRTLKDAGNEALRYWVSHVHDTFYILGSAVGPHPYPMMVRNFQRVIGDETRRQILEKEGRLPDVVVAAIGGGSNAIGMFYPFIEDHEVALLGVEAAGKGVETEFHAATMSKGTQGVFQGSMSYLLQDEYGQVQPAHSISAGLDYPGVGPEHSYLKDIERAKYVPISDQEALDALQLLCRTEGILPALESAHAVAQVVKLAPTLTADDIIVICLSGRGDKDVDSIIKHLGGNPS; from the coding sequence ATGACACAATTACCTGATAATAACGGACGTTTTGGAACATTTGGCGGACGTTTTGTACCGGAAACGTTGATGAACGCACTGATTGAATTGGAGGAATCCTACCGGAAGTATGCGGATGATCCTGATTTTAACGCAGAGCTGAACGGACTGCTAAAGGATTATTCGGGCCGGGAAACGCCGCTCTATTATGCGGAGCGTCTGAGTCAGCATTTGGGCAAGGCTAAAATTTACTTGAAACGCGAAGATCTGAACCATACCGGAGCCCACAAAATTAATAATGCGCTGGCGCAGGGACTGCTGGCGAAGCGTATGGGCAAGCAGAAGGTCATTGCCGAAACAGGCGCAGGCCAGCATGGTGTTGCGACGGCGACCGTCGCGGCATTGCTCGGACTGGAGTGCAAGGTGTTTATGGGGGAAGAGGATACCGTACGCCAGCAACTAAATGTATTCCGTATGCAACTATTGGGTGCAGAGGTCATTCCGGTTACATCGGGCACACGTACACTCAAGGATGCAGGGAATGAAGCTTTGCGGTATTGGGTGAGCCATGTCCATGATACGTTCTATATTTTGGGCTCGGCGGTCGGACCACATCCGTATCCAATGATGGTGCGCAACTTCCAGCGTGTCATTGGCGATGAAACCCGCCGTCAAATTCTCGAAAAAGAAGGCAGACTTCCAGATGTCGTGGTAGCGGCGATCGGTGGAGGAAGTAATGCCATCGGTATGTTCTATCCTTTTATCGAGGATCACGAGGTAGCTTTGCTTGGCGTCGAGGCGGCTGGAAAAGGCGTGGAAACGGAATTTCATGCAGCAACGATGAGCAAGGGAACGCAAGGTGTCTTCCAAGGCTCTATGAGTTATCTGCTTCAGGATGAATACGGACAGGTACAGCCAGCGCATTCCATCTCGGCGGGATTGGACTATCCGGGGGTTGGGCCGGAGCATTCGTATTTGAAGGATATTGAGCGGGCCAAGTATGTTCCGATTTCCGATCAGGAAGCCCTGGATGCCCTCCAATTGTTATGCCGTACGGAAGGTATTCTTCCGGCGTTGGAGTCGGCACATGCAGTTGCACAGGTCGTTAAACTGGCACCTACCTTGACGGCGGATGATATTATTGTTATCTGTTTGTCGGGTCGCGGTGACAAAGATGTGGACTCCATTATTAAGCATTTGGGAGGAAATCCGTCATGA
- a CDS encoding phosphoribosylanthranilate isomerase, which yields MNKTGIKICGLQSVEVLKSMVNLPVDYIGFVFADSKRRIDGAQAGELLRVLDEWTPGSRPRSVGVFVNPDDALLNDVMEKAPLDVIQLHGQESPQRCREIREHFGVQVFKAWSVDSKGQTVKGQTECLTDELDAYAGTIDALLLDTYDPLYGGGSGKTFAWDRIPTYQAWTQQNEIPLFVAGGLTADNAEKLVTEYHPEGLDVSSGVETDGVKDIAKITAFVERVKQA from the coding sequence ATGAACAAAACGGGCATAAAAATTTGTGGACTTCAAAGCGTTGAAGTGCTAAAATCTATGGTAAACTTACCGGTCGATTATATAGGTTTTGTGTTTGCCGACAGCAAGCGCCGGATTGACGGCGCACAGGCTGGAGAGCTGCTTCGCGTATTGGATGAATGGACCCCAGGCAGCAGACCGCGCAGCGTGGGCGTATTTGTGAACCCTGATGACGCACTGTTAAATGATGTCATGGAAAAAGCACCATTGGATGTCATTCAACTGCACGGGCAGGAGAGTCCGCAGCGCTGCCGGGAGATCAGGGAGCATTTTGGTGTACAGGTATTCAAGGCATGGTCTGTGGACAGTAAAGGACAGACGGTGAAGGGTCAGACAGAATGCCTGACGGACGAATTGGATGCCTATGCCGGAACGATTGACGCTTTACTGCTGGATACATATGATCCCCTATATGGTGGCGGCTCCGGCAAAACGTTTGCGTGGGATCGGATTCCTACCTATCAAGCTTGGACCCAACAAAATGAAATTCCTTTGTTTGTAGCCGGCGGGCTGACTGCCGATAATGCGGAAAAGCTGGTTACCGAGTATCATCCCGAAGGGCTGGATGTGTCCAGCGGTGTAGAGACGGATGGAGTCAAGGACATTGCAAAAATCACAGCATTCGTAGAAAGGGTGAAGCAGGCATGA
- the trpA gene encoding tryptophan synthase subunit alpha, with protein MNLIDQVFGRLKNEGKTALIPFLTVGDPDVDTTVEIIRQLELAGADILELGVPYSDPLADGPVIQRASERALKRQISIRTCMETASLARAAGSSLPFILFTYYNPLLQMGMDAFFAGMQEHGISGLIIPDLPLEEAEELGGRAAEVGVHLIPLVAPTSEQRIERIVRQARGFVYCVSSLGVTGERASFFEGIEGFITQVKRHTDIPVAVGFGISTREQVARFSDICDGVVVGSAIVRQVEEAIPLLDDSARREEGLLQIRNFVAQLKQ; from the coding sequence ATGAATTTAATTGATCAGGTGTTTGGACGTCTCAAAAATGAAGGCAAAACAGCATTAATTCCTTTCCTGACGGTAGGCGATCCGGATGTGGACACGACGGTAGAAATCATTCGGCAACTGGAGTTGGCTGGAGCCGATATATTAGAGCTGGGGGTTCCATATTCGGACCCGCTGGCTGACGGACCTGTCATTCAGCGTGCGTCTGAGCGTGCGTTGAAACGGCAGATCTCGATCCGCACGTGTATGGAGACGGCTTCTTTGGCCCGGGCGGCGGGATCAAGCCTGCCTTTTATTTTGTTCACATATTATAATCCTTTGTTGCAGATGGGCATGGATGCTTTCTTTGCAGGCATGCAGGAGCATGGCATCAGTGGCCTGATTATTCCCGACCTTCCGCTTGAGGAAGCAGAAGAGCTGGGAGGACGGGCGGCAGAGGTTGGTGTACATCTGATTCCGTTGGTGGCTCCAACTTCTGAACAACGGATTGAGCGAATTGTCCGTCAAGCACGCGGATTTGTATACTGTGTATCCTCTCTTGGGGTGACCGGAGAAAGAGCTTCCTTTTTTGAGGGTATAGAGGGCTTCATCACGCAGGTCAAGCGGCATACGGATATTCCGGTGGCGGTTGGGTTCGGTATCTCTACTAGGGAGCAGGTAGCCCGTTTTTCAGACATCTGTGATGGAGTTGTCGTCGGAAGTGCTATTGTGCGTCAGGTGGAGGAAGCGATCCCGCTGCTGGACGATTCTGCGCGCAGAGAAGAAGGACTTTTGCAAATTCGTAATTTTGTGGCACAATTAAAGCAGTAG
- a CDS encoding RNA polymerase sigma factor, translated as MMTDSQMIQEIKQGNVEVYSELMRRHQRKILAFVYHMLKSSNLEMIAEDLCSETFYKAYRSLHSFREVDASFSTWLYTIARNTVLSELRKHRSGQVPLEESGYVPVAPLDVIPEQAVLRGEKVEMVREAINRLPEKQRSALILREYEQLDYQEIATILGQTVSAVKSLLFRARTSVKTQLEPYFFEPLYEENEGMSSQ; from the coding sequence ATGATGACAGATTCCCAGATGATTCAGGAAATCAAACAAGGAAATGTTGAGGTTTATTCAGAATTAATGAGGCGGCACCAACGTAAAATTTTAGCTTTTGTTTATCATATGCTAAAAAGTTCGAACCTGGAAATGATTGCTGAGGACTTATGCTCGGAGACGTTTTATAAAGCGTACCGGAGCCTTCACTCTTTTCGCGAGGTAGATGCATCGTTCTCCACATGGTTATATACGATTGCACGTAATACGGTGCTGAGCGAGCTTCGCAAGCATCGTAGCGGTCAGGTTCCATTGGAGGAGAGCGGTTATGTGCCGGTTGCTCCATTGGATGTGATTCCAGAGCAGGCCGTCCTTCGCGGCGAGAAGGTAGAGATGGTTCGTGAAGCGATCAACAGATTGCCAGAGAAGCAGCGGTCTGCGCTGATTTTGCGCGAATACGAGCAATTGGACTATCAGGAGATTGCTACGATTTTGGGGCAGACGGTCAGTGCGGTGAAATCGTTGCTTTTCCGGGCCAGAACCAGTGTGAAGACGCAGTTGGAGCCTTATTTTTTTGAGCCTCTCTATGAGGAAAACGAAGGGATGAGCAGCCAATGA
- a CDS encoding DUF4183 domain-containing protein has translation MALSIFNVVISAAVTSSRFFYTWPTTTPISPGLNTPATSFVDDTGTAATAFPTVPNGYYNFYINGVLQEQGTFSVSTSALTINTGSAGPISANTPFIIEAVNLAQL, from the coding sequence ATGGCTCTTTCTATTTTCAATGTTGTTATTAGTGCGGCTGTTACTTCAAGCAGATTTTTCTACACTTGGCCGACGACAACTCCGATTTCGCCGGGACTAAACACTCCCGCAACTAGTTTTGTAGATGATACAGGTACAGCGGCAACTGCGTTCCCGACAGTACCGAATGGTTATTACAATTTTTACATCAATGGCGTGCTGCAAGAACAAGGCACATTTTCGGTTTCAACATCAGCTCTGACCATCAATACCGGAAGCGCAGGACCAATATCTGCAAATACTCCTTTCATTATTGAAGCTGTTAATTTGGCACAGTTATAA